One window of Aliarcobacter lanthieri genomic DNA carries:
- a CDS encoding NADP-dependent isocitrate dehydrogenase yields the protein MAQIIYTKVDEAPALATYSFLPIIQAFTKSSGIEMVQKDISLAGRIIAAFPENLKPEQRIGDALSELGDMTQDPNANIIKLPNISASIPQLKAAISELQSKGYNVPNYDSSEEVSARYAKILGSAVNPVLREGNSDRRAPGAVKNYAKNNPHKMGEWKKDSKTDVIHMNENDFFGTEVSTTLNKEDNFKISFIGKDGQETVLKASLPLENGEVIDATKMSAKALQEFYQKGIDEAKKRDILLSLHLKATMMKVSDPIMFGFAVKVYFKDLIAKHGATFNKIGVNFNNGLGDLYSKLDQVDEALRAEILADIDAVYSKQPKLAMVNSAKGITNLHVPSDVIIDASMPAMIKGGGKMWNKEDKEEDTLAMIPDRCYATTYQVVIEDCKKNGALDPRTMGSVPNVGLMAKKAEEYGSHDKTFQAKADGKIVVTNNAGETVFSFDVDNGDIFRMCQTKDEPIKDWVKLAVNRARLSNTPAVFWLDKARGHDAQMIAKVEKYLKDYDLSGLEISIKAPDDAIQYSLDRMRKGLDTISVTGNVFRDYNTDLFPILELGTSAKMLSIVPLMNGGGLFETGAGGSAPKHVQQLQEENYLRWDSLGEFMALAASFDHLANTQNNKKAAVLAKTLDKATESFLLNDKSPARKVGSIDNRGSHFYLAMYWADELAKQNDDAELKAEFTPIAKAMNENEAQILKELTECQGKAVDTGGYYMFDDIKTSNIMRPSTTLNKIIG from the coding sequence ATGGCACAAATTATTTACACAAAAGTTGATGAAGCTCCAGCTTTAGCAACATACTCTTTTTTACCTATAATTCAGGCTTTTACAAAAAGCTCTGGTATAGAAATGGTACAAAAAGACATATCTTTAGCAGGAAGAATTATTGCAGCTTTCCCTGAGAATTTAAAACCTGAACAAAGAATTGGTGATGCATTATCAGAACTTGGAGATATGACACAAGATCCAAATGCGAATATTATTAAATTACCAAATATTTCTGCTTCTATTCCACAATTAAAAGCAGCAATTTCTGAATTACAATCAAAAGGTTATAATGTTCCAAATTATGATTCTAGTGAAGAGGTAAGTGCAAGATATGCAAAAATTCTAGGAAGTGCAGTTAACCCTGTATTAAGAGAAGGAAACTCTGATAGAAGAGCTCCTGGTGCTGTTAAAAATTATGCTAAAAACAACCCACATAAAATGGGAGAATGGAAAAAAGATTCTAAAACTGATGTTATTCACATGAATGAAAATGACTTTTTTGGTACAGAAGTTTCTACAACTTTAAATAAAGAAGATAACTTTAAAATTTCATTTATAGGAAAAGATGGACAAGAAACAGTTTTAAAAGCATCTTTACCTTTAGAAAATGGTGAAGTTATTGATGCAACTAAAATGTCTGCAAAAGCTTTACAAGAATTTTATCAAAAAGGAATTGATGAAGCTAAAAAAAGAGATATTCTACTTTCACTACACCTAAAAGCTACGATGATGAAAGTTTCTGACCCAATTATGTTTGGATTTGCTGTAAAAGTATATTTCAAAGATTTAATTGCAAAACATGGGGCGACTTTTAATAAAATCGGAGTTAATTTCAATAATGGTTTAGGTGATTTATACTCTAAATTAGACCAAGTTGATGAAGCTTTAAGAGCTGAAATTTTAGCTGATATTGATGCTGTTTACTCAAAACAACCAAAATTAGCTATGGTAAACTCTGCAAAAGGTATCACAAACTTACATGTTCCTTCTGATGTTATTATCGATGCTTCTATGCCTGCTATGATTAAAGGTGGGGGGAAAATGTGGAATAAAGAGGATAAAGAAGAAGATACTTTAGCTATGATTCCAGATAGATGTTATGCTACAACATACCAAGTTGTTATTGAAGATTGTAAGAAAAATGGTGCTTTAGATCCAAGAACTATGGGTTCTGTTCCGAATGTTGGTTTAATGGCTAAAAAAGCTGAAGAGTATGGAAGCCATGATAAAACTTTCCAAGCAAAAGCTGATGGTAAAATAGTAGTTACAAATAATGCTGGAGAAACTGTATTTAGTTTTGATGTAGATAATGGTGATATTTTCAGAATGTGCCAAACTAAAGATGAACCAATTAAAGATTGGGTAAAACTTGCAGTTAATAGAGCAAGATTATCAAATACTCCAGCAGTATTCTGGTTAGACAAAGCTAGAGGTCATGATGCACAAATGATAGCTAAAGTTGAGAAATATTTAAAAGATTATGATTTAAGTGGTCTTGAAATATCTATTAAAGCTCCAGATGATGCTATTCAATACTCACTAGATAGAATGAGAAAAGGTCTTGATACAATTTCTGTAACTGGAAATGTATTTAGAGATTATAATACTGACTTATTCCCAATTTTAGAGCTTGGAACATCTGCAAAAATGCTTTCTATTGTTCCATTAATGAATGGTGGTGGATTATTTGAAACTGGTGCTGGTGGATCTGCTCCTAAACACGTACAACAATTACAAGAAGAGAACTACTTAAGATGGGATAGTTTAGGTGAATTTATGGCACTTGCTGCTTCATTCGACCATTTAGCAAATACTCAAAATAATAAAAAAGCAGCTGTTTTAGCTAAAACTTTAGATAAAGCTACTGAATCTTTCTTATTAAATGACAAATCTCCAGCAAGAAAAGTTGGAAGTATTGATAATAGAGGAAGCCACTTCTATTTAGCTATGTATTGGGCAGATGAATTAGCAAAACAAAATGATGATGCAGAGCTTAAAGCTGAATTTACTCCAATTGCAAAAGCTATGAATGAAAATGAAGCACAAATTTTAAAAGAGTTAACAGAATGCCAAGGGAAAGCTGTTGATACTGGTGGATATTATATGTTTGATGATATTAAAACATCAAATATAATGAGACCATCTACAACTTTAAATAAAATTATTGGATAA
- a CDS encoding AsmA-like C-terminal domain-containing protein gives MDKKLIVTVEDIEYKSKKSKVKSSLEDIKNNIEMLPKILKYFQIIDISNLDIDGNKFKILFDNDNFIIDNKLITLNSKIDVSSKQVTFDISSLYLKDYEVLLKGKAVINYFDEELKYFGDIFYKNISTKTNIDITKSKLSFFTRSDYFENLHFLKPFLNLDNIANEWMYDNVVGEFKIDWLYGEFDLESQELILKSIQGDAHIKNAKIKFEQNLEEIITSNIKVNYKNDILNFDLISPKYKNKKLDNSFVQIKNLTNEEEGKVLVNIETKTTLDKDILDILKAYDISLPVLQKNGETKAKLFLDIPYSENLSMTTNGEFVVEKSDIFIEGFHFKTNSANVYLDNSQLYIDEASFLYEDMINANVNINLNLDTLKANGIVDINKIFIKNNKDEQILNIKDKTSEITMDFSKKIDIFLVDLKTNINYDKFIKIDFIDISKIYKYSDILKNNSIKNGNLSIKIEDNNKISLDGTISGFDLPIKKYNQNINALDIIGNIENNKVYITSKDDSIKLKIEDEISLYLDGYDIFYDTNNDQNVDISQSLHIYLKDTNLNINNDIYKIKDANIDIQKNLINFEAVMKELTLPIKKDDKEVENLTIIGKYQNGIVDLYADNMNLFLTIKDKKYSLKLDGYDIYFDTKDSEEFSTIEKMNIIGVNSKIVINNENKILADFYEIDLDKYRKFFYLEYEDSKMSFTQNKDKYIDIYIAKANEKFINSLFNKDIMSGGKLDFYANGIIDNLKGKMLIRESNIKNLSILSNIMFFLESSPALINPFLAIPSVFGLNQLGIYQVKDGVVEFEYNHAAKILDIKNLHTSGNGIDFEGEGVVNLSTNQINSKLKLIFMKGYSSIVEYIPLLNYILLGNDNRVETQINISGDLNSPTINTNLLKDGFNAPVNIFKRIFTSPSNLINNFNNKKE, from the coding sequence TTGGATAAAAAACTGATTGTTACTGTTGAAGACATTGAATATAAATCAAAAAAGAGTAAAGTAAAATCATCTTTAGAAGATATAAAAAACAATATTGAAATGCTTCCAAAAATATTAAAATATTTTCAAATTATAGATATAAGTAATTTAGATATTGATGGAAATAAATTTAAAATTTTATTTGACAATGATAATTTTATAATAGACAATAAACTTATAACTTTAAATTCAAAGATTGATGTTTCATCAAAGCAAGTTACTTTTGATATCTCTTCGTTATATTTAAAAGATTATGAAGTATTGTTAAAAGGTAAAGCTGTAATTAATTATTTTGATGAAGAGCTAAAATATTTTGGTGATATTTTTTATAAAAATATTTCTACAAAAACTAATATTGATATTACAAAATCAAAACTTTCTTTTTTTACAAGAAGTGATTATTTTGAAAATTTACATTTTTTAAAGCCTTTTTTAAATTTAGATAATATTGCAAATGAGTGGATGTATGATAATGTAGTAGGTGAGTTTAAAATTGATTGGTTATATGGAGAATTTGATTTGGAAAGCCAAGAGTTGATTTTAAAATCTATTCAAGGTGATGCTCATATCAAAAATGCAAAAATAAAATTTGAACAAAATTTAGAAGAGATTATTACTAGTAATATTAAAGTAAATTATAAAAATGATATTTTAAATTTTGATTTAATTTCACCAAAATATAAAAATAAAAAATTAGATAATAGTTTTGTACAAATAAAAAATTTAACTAATGAAGAAGAAGGTAAAGTTTTAGTAAATATAGAAACAAAAACAACCTTAGATAAAGATATTTTAGACATTTTAAAAGCTTATGATATTTCTTTACCAGTTTTACAAAAAAATGGTGAAACAAAGGCAAAACTATTTTTAGATATTCCTTATTCTGAAAATTTGTCTATGACTACAAATGGTGAATTTGTTGTAGAAAAGTCAGATATATTTATTGAAGGCTTTCATTTTAAAACAAATAGTGCAAATGTTTATTTGGATAATAGTCAACTCTATATAGATGAAGCTAGTTTTTTATATGAAGATATGATTAATGCGAATGTAAATATAAATTTAAATTTAGATACTTTAAAAGCCAATGGAATTGTAGATATAAATAAAATCTTTATAAAAAACAATAAAGATGAACAAATCTTAAATATTAAAGATAAGACAAGTGAAATTACTATGGATTTTAGTAAAAAAATAGATATATTTTTAGTAGATTTAAAGACAAATATAAATTATGATAAGTTTATAAAAATAGATTTTATTGATATATCAAAGATTTATAAATATTCAGATATTTTAAAAAATAATTCTATAAAAAATGGTAATTTATCTATAAAAATAGAAGATAACAATAAAATTAGTTTAGATGGTACAATTAGCGGATTTGATCTACCAATTAAAAAATATAATCAAAATATAAATGCTTTAGATATTATAGGAAATATTGAGAATAATAAGGTTTATATTACTTCTAAAGATGATTCTATAAAGCTTAAGATAGAAGATGAAATTTCTTTATATTTAGATGGATATGATATATTTTATGATACAAATAATGATCAAAATGTAGATATCTCTCAAAGTTTACATATTTACTTAAAAGATACAAATTTAAATATCAATAATGATATTTATAAGATTAAAGATGCAAACATTGACATACAAAAGAATTTAATAAATTTTGAAGCAGTAATGAAAGAATTAACTCTTCCAATAAAAAAAGATGATAAAGAAGTAGAAAATCTTACAATAATTGGAAAATATCAAAATGGAATAGTTGATTTGTATGCTGATAATATGAATCTGTTTTTGACAATTAAAGATAAAAAATATAGTTTAAAACTTGATGGTTATGATATCTATTTTGATACAAAAGATAGTGAAGAATTTAGTACTATTGAAAAAATGAATATTATTGGAGTAAACTCTAAAATAGTTATAAATAATGAAAATAAAATTTTAGCTGATTTTTATGAAATAGATTTAGATAAATATAGAAAATTCTTCTATTTAGAATATGAAGATAGCAAAATGAGTTTTACTCAAAATAAAGATAAATATATAGATATTTATATTGCTAAAGCAAATGAAAAGTTTATAAATTCATTATTTAATAAAGATATTATGAGTGGAGGAAAACTAGATTTTTATGCAAATGGAATAATAGATAATTTAAAAGGGAAAATGTTAATAAGAGAGAGTAATATAAAAAATTTATCAATTTTAAGTAATATTATGTTTTTCTTAGAAAGTTCTCCTGCTCTTATTAATCCATTTTTAGCAATACCTTCTGTTTTTGGTTTAAATCAATTAGGTATTTATCAAGTAAAAGATGGTGTTGTTGAATTTGAATATAACCATGCAGCAAAAATACTTGATATTAAAAATTTACATACATCTGGAAATGGTATAGATTTTGAAGGTGAAGGAGTTGTAAATTTATCTACAAATCAGATTAATTCAAAATTAAAACTTATATTTATGAAAGGTTATAGTTCAATTGTTGAATATATACCACTTTTAAATTATATTTTATTAGGAAATGATAATAGAGTTGAAACACAAATAAATATTAGTGGAGATTTGAATAGTCCTACAATAAATACTAATTTGTTAAAAGATGGTTTTAATGCTCCAGTAAATATTTTTAAAAGAATATTTACAAGCCCATCAAATTTAATTAATAACTTTAATAATAAAAAAGAGTAA
- a CDS encoding malate dehydrogenase codes for MNKKVIGIVGVGNVGSNLAFNIATNNLCDEVLLKDIREEFTEAMALDITQASLSSNNKTIVKACNNKEFKNCNIIVITAGIARKPNMSREDLLFTNAKIMNSILDDILPLNPNAIFIIVSNPLDAMVYSALKKSNLSRNKVFGMAGVLDSARFKYYISKKINFYYKKIDAIVIGSHSNSMVPLISQARIDDKRVIDILNKEDIQEILENTKNGGAKIVELLKTGSAYFAPAFSTYLMCKSILNDEKNIFSCSVKLEGEYGYNDIPLGTPVILGKEGIEKIIELDLNKKEKEELNKSIETIQSSINILK; via the coding sequence TTGAATAAAAAAGTTATTGGAATTGTCGGTGTTGGAAATGTTGGTTCAAATTTAGCTTTCAATATTGCTACAAATAACCTTTGTGATGAAGTTTTATTAAAAGACATAAGAGAAGAATTTACAGAAGCAATGGCTTTAGATATTACTCAAGCAAGCCTTTCTTCAAATAATAAAACTATTGTAAAAGCTTGTAACAATAAAGAGTTTAAAAATTGTAATATAATAGTAATAACAGCTGGAATTGCTAGAAAACCAAATATGAGCAGAGAAGATTTACTTTTTACAAATGCAAAAATTATGAATTCTATTTTAGATGATATCTTACCTTTAAATCCAAATGCAATTTTTATAATAGTTTCAAACCCTTTAGATGCTATGGTTTATAGTGCTTTAAAAAAATCAAATCTTTCTAGAAATAAAGTTTTTGGTATGGCAGGAGTATTAGATAGTGCAAGATTTAAATATTACATATCTAAAAAAATAAATTTTTATTATAAAAAAATAGATGCAATAGTTATTGGCTCTCATTCAAATAGTATGGTTCCGTTAATATCTCAAGCAAGAATTGATGATAAAAGAGTAATAGATATTTTAAATAAAGAGGATATTCAAGAGATTTTAGAAAATACTAAAAATGGTGGAGCAAAAATAGTAGAACTTTTAAAAACTGGTTCAGCATATTTTGCACCAGCATTTAGTACATATTTAATGTGTAAATCTATATTAAATGATGAAAAAAATATTTTTTCTTGTAGTGTAAAACTTGAAGGGGAATATGGTTATAACGATATTCCACTTGGAACACCAGTTATTTTAGGTAAAGAAGGTATTGAAAAAATAATAGAATTAGATTTAAATAAAAAAGAAAAAGAAGAACTAAATAAATCTATTGAAACAATACAATCAAGTATAAATATTTTAAAATAA
- a CDS encoding c-type cytochrome, with translation MKKIVLATTILTACFTFANPYANCVVCHGANGEKVALGKSKIIKDMTKEEFVASLKGYQDGTYGGAQKALMIPQVKGMDEATMKELADLIIK, from the coding sequence ATGAAAAAAATAGTTTTAGCAACAACAATTCTAACAGCCTGTTTTACTTTTGCAAATCCTTATGCAAATTGTGTAGTTTGTCATGGTGCAAATGGAGAAAAAGTTGCTTTAGGAAAATCTAAAATCATTAAAGACATGACTAAAGAAGAGTTTGTAGCATCACTTAAAGGTTATCAAGATGGAACTTATGGAGGAGCACAAAAAGCTTTAATGATCCCTCAAGTAAAAGGAATGGATGAAGCGACTATGAAAGAACTTGCAGATTTAATTATAAAATAA
- the mltG gene encoding endolytic transglycosylase MltG, translating into MTPNNNMEYNKNIKRKDDNNIKILMFFNTIYLFLIACIMVLYYLTLPVVSKKILYIPKGSTSNIISHLNKNGYEMNIIDEVILKASGYIQSGWIDIEQTRLTKIDFLIKLLTSKAALKTVTLIPGETSYFFLKKLADEFNLDEEKLTKIYNEHAYKLDGNILADTYSLPVGMSEEYLIFYLFSQTNRKYEEFSKKIFGIYDKNKWFNYITLASVIQKEAATRNEMPIVASVIHNRLKKGMHLQMDGTLNYGKYSNSVVTADRIRNDDSSYNTYKNKGLPKNPICAVSLDSIKAAIFPVKSNYLYFVRDNKTGLHKFAKTFEEHQINIQANIGVSKTYTKVNETPNDIDNEAIDIMKNDITNQKAPSIKDLFNSVN; encoded by the coding sequence TTGACACCAAATAATAATATGGAATACAATAAAAACATTAAAAGAAAAGATGATAATAATATTAAGATTTTAATGTTTTTTAACACTATTTATTTATTCCTTATTGCTTGTATTATGGTACTTTATTATCTTACTTTACCTGTTGTATCTAAAAAGATTTTATATATACCAAAAGGCAGTACAAGTAATATTATATCACACTTAAATAAAAATGGTTACGAAATGAATATAATTGATGAAGTTATTTTAAAAGCTAGTGGATATATACAAAGTGGCTGGATAGATATTGAACAAACTAGATTAACAAAAATAGATTTTTTAATAAAACTTCTTACTTCAAAAGCTGCTTTAAAAACTGTTACTTTAATTCCAGGTGAAACTTCATATTTTTTCTTAAAAAAATTAGCAGATGAATTTAATTTAGATGAAGAAAAACTAACAAAAATTTATAATGAGCATGCTTATAAACTAGATGGAAATATTCTTGCTGATACATATTCATTACCAGTTGGAATGAGTGAAGAGTATTTAATCTTTTATTTATTCTCACAAACAAATAGAAAATATGAAGAGTTTTCTAAAAAAATATTTGGTATTTATGATAAAAACAAATGGTTTAATTATATAACTTTAGCTTCAGTTATACAAAAAGAAGCTGCAACAAGAAATGAAATGCCAATAGTTGCTAGCGTAATTCACAATAGATTAAAAAAAGGAATGCATTTACAAATGGATGGAACACTAAATTATGGTAAATATTCAAATAGTGTTGTAACAGCAGATAGAATAAGAAATGATGATAGTTCATATAATACTTACAAGAATAAAGGTTTACCTAAAAATCCTATTTGTGCAGTTAGCCTTGACTCAATAAAAGCTGCTATTTTCCCTGTAAAAAGCAACTATTTATATTTTGTAAGAGATAATAAAACAGGTCTTCATAAATTTGCAAAAACTTTTGAAGAACATCAAATTAATATTCAAGCAAATATTGGTGTATCAAAAACTTACACAAAAGTTAATGAAACTCCTAATGATATAGATAATGAAGCAATAGATATTATGAAAAATGATATAACAAATCAAAAAGCACCTTCAATAAAAGATTTATTTAATAGTGTAAATTAG
- a CDS encoding ABC transporter permease, translated as MNKQLVNFIVKKYLRFDKKNPFISISAILAFIGVAIGVMVLILSMAIMNGTAKEFERKLFTMNYPLTIYAKTANSVNEDLLTELQNEFKDLKFSAFISTQAIIQNGNNMSGGMIFGVNAQNEAAINPIFKEALNDFELNKFDLITGMGISDKLLLSNDSKVTLYFTELNPAGFSLMPKMKRFNYLTSFSSGLSAYDKAYMYTSLEALQTLLQKDANIYDGIHIHSNNAFSDIEKLRIFLQDKNVGVVGWWQQNGNFFAAMKMEKTALFIVLMLIILVASLNIISSLLMTVMSRRKEIALLLSMGATTKEIKSIFLRVGTIIGFSGIITGIILGFIGYFLLDTFDIVSLPADVYGSAKLPLDLAMSDFISIVIGAVVIVLLSSFYPASRATKIDVIDVLRNE; from the coding sequence TTGAATAAGCAGTTAGTTAATTTTATTGTAAAAAAATATCTAAGATTTGATAAAAAAAATCCATTTATCTCAATAAGTGCTATTTTAGCATTTATTGGAGTTGCTATAGGTGTTATGGTACTTATTTTATCTATGGCAATTATGAATGGTACTGCAAAAGAGTTTGAAAGAAAACTTTTTACCATGAACTATCCACTAACAATCTATGCAAAAACAGCAAATAGTGTAAATGAAGATCTTTTAACTGAATTACAAAATGAATTTAAAGATTTAAAATTTTCTGCATTTATATCTACTCAAGCAATTATTCAAAATGGAAATAATATGAGTGGTGGTATGATTTTTGGTGTAAATGCACAAAATGAAGCAGCCATTAATCCTATTTTTAAAGAAGCATTAAATGATTTTGAATTAAATAAATTTGACTTGATAACTGGAATGGGAATAAGTGATAAACTACTCTTATCAAATGATAGTAAAGTAACTTTATACTTTACAGAATTAAATCCAGCTGGTTTTTCTTTAATGCCAAAAATGAAAAGATTTAACTATCTTACCTCTTTCTCTTCTGGACTTAGTGCTTATGATAAAGCTTATATGTATACTTCATTAGAAGCTTTACAAACTCTACTTCAAAAAGATGCAAATATTTATGATGGAATACATATTCATTCAAATAATGCTTTTAGTGATATAGAAAAACTAAGAATTTTTTTACAAGATAAAAATGTTGGTGTTGTAGGTTGGTGGCAACAAAATGGAAACTTTTTTGCAGCTATGAAAATGGAAAAAACAGCTCTTTTCATAGTTTTAATGCTTATTATATTAGTTGCATCTTTAAATATAATATCATCTTTACTTATGACAGTTATGAGTAGAAGAAAAGAAATAGCCCTACTTTTATCTATGGGAGCAACAACAAAAGAGATTAAATCAATATTCTTAAGAGTTGGTACTATCATTGGATTTAGTGGAATTATTACGGGTATTATATTAGGATTTATTGGTTATTTTTTACTTGATACTTTTGATATTGTATCTTTGCCTGCAGATGTTTACGGAAGTGCAAAATTACCACTTGATTTAGCAATGAGTGATTTTATATCTATTGTTATTGGTGCTGTTGTGATAGTACTTTTATCATCTTTTTATCCAGCTAGCCGTGCTACAAAAATAGATGTTATTGATGTATTAAGAAATGAGTAA